The Maylandia zebra isolate NMK-2024a linkage group LG14, Mzebra_GT3a, whole genome shotgun sequence genome includes the window ttttgcacagtgctagGGTATCCATTTGAAACTCCACCCGAGTTATTGTATTCATAAACTTGGGTGTTCATGTCGCCCTCCCACCCAGTAGGGTAACAAGAACACCCCAGTCTATTACGGCTAAGTGATGTACAACAACAATGTACAATGTAAAACAACTTTGTAAAAAATGAAAGGGCAAAAGGCCCATATTGCAGGCCTTATTTTGTAACAAGGAAATACCATCATTGTACTGTTCTACAAAGTACTGTGACATTACTACCAAACAATTGACTGATATTGCATTTAAGAGACAATAACTGAGAAAATGAACTGAAGTGTGGACCTGGTTCTAAAGAGTTTGAGGTAGTAAACTTCCTGCAGTAAAAACCAGAGACTGGCCAGGGTGCAGCCTCCATTCCCATCTGCCACATCCTCCATGTTTTGAGTAGATGACTCATCTGTCTGGAAAAAATAATGCATCATGCCAATTAGTTCAGCTGTTGCTTACAAccttaataaaatacaaatgcaCAGAGAACAACATTTCAAGCACAACTTGCTTTCATTACTTTGCTGCTTACTTAATCTGATAATCACGCTAAGGAATAACATGTAGGAACAAGCTGTTGTTTGCATATTGCAGCAGATATAAGTTATTACACCTCCAAAGCACTGACTTTTACGCAACTGCACACAATTAATATAAACACAAATGAAACCTGTCTACTTTTGCTCTGAGAAACTTCCTGCAAGGTTCCTAAGAATTCTGTTGGGTCTTTattacaaacaaagaaaacaatggaaatatgAACCAGTTTAAATGAATGACACCAGTCGTCGTttacaaaaaagtgaaattcaTAAAACGATTAACAGCATATTAATATTATTCTGCATAATACTTTGCATTTGCATTAACATTTGCCACAAGTAGATGGTGGTTCTTTACTACATCCCATTGTGGAAAATAGTCACATCAACTATTGTATGGACAATGTCTCTACACAGCCTAACATACCTCAATTTCTTGCACATTTTTCACACACTCAACAGAAACATTGAGCAAAGCCTGTTTCTATGAGTGCTGACATAAAGATGAAACTAACTTTCCAGTGACTACACATGTAGTCACTGGTCCTAAGTTATGACATGTCCTAGCAGTTTACACACCTTCCACTACTTATTTAACAAGCcgaaatgcagaagcagtgtgtaaATCAGTAAGTACATAAGTACActccatgattcagtagcttgttgATCCTCTTTTGGCaacacgcacgcatgcacacacacacatacacacacacacacacacagagtgaggTGCCGTTTGATCGGTGATATTGCACACTGACTAAGGGGGGTGCTGTTGCTACTATAATAAATACAGttataataaatacagtttatagaagtagtcaaaggagcttgcaaagaaaagcttctggacttctttaagttacttgaagacatttcacctctcatccgagaagcttcttcagttctaaggtcaaatggtggggagtcccagattatCTGGGACATGCAGACTGGGCAGACTGGGAATGGACGACCAACCTTCCGGTTAGTAAGTGACCTGTTCTAAATTGACTGTACTGTTACATTTAGCAGTGAATCCAAATGACAGTGAGTCTCATTCCCTCGCTCTGAAACTCCCACTATCgccatatttttccctatatggtAGCATATAAAAAGACATAGTATATAAACAGTGTGCTGGGTAGAAAAATTTTCCAGTTGGGAGGGTGGAATTAATGATGCATTTGCGCTGTGTGGGAGAAAAATAACTCACAGTGAATTATCTGCAGGACAGCTTAAGATATGCCCTTTTAACCGTCGTACATAGAAATATATCGAGTATATTCGATATATCGTACATCCCCACTACTATGCCAGGGCCTTTAAGTCACTAGGCATCAAGGTTCAGTTAATCACCAACCTGTGGGGGAGGAGATTCATCCTTTTCTGCTGCTTCTTTGTCTCGGGAAGTTTTCTGTTAACAGTTAAAGCATAAAGTCACACAACTGATGCAAAAACAATCTTACATCTGCATACATCTGCATGCATTTGTTTTCTTAAGACTCAAGACGTTTATTGTCATTTCGTATGGTGTTACCCAGCCTGAAACGAAATACTGTTTCTCACCAAATTCCACaagatgtctttatttaacacgtCACCAGCCCCCTTTGTGATAGCCTTCATATTTATTTAGACATATTTTGGTATTTCTAAGAATATAATAACTCTGCTTAGACTACATATAGCGTCTGCGTCTCTTCTGCAAATGCCACTGTCTCATAGCTAACAATCATGCAAACTacacataaaatacaataagaCATACCACCGTCTTATCGTTCGTCTCCCGACCACACGTTGTCCAGGAAAGTAGCTTAACGCATGCAGTATGCCGTTTCCTTTTAGgttttcaaattttcaaatttgTCCAGTATCATTAAGGACTTGACACACAGAAACATATGTATCACACCGACTGTCATTCTTCCGCTTCACCGTCGATGAGTTTCATGTTTCAACTTCCGGTAGTGCTGACGACAAGCAGTCCAAAACGTAACTCTTATCCACCTTTCCATAACCTCGATCGAAAACATCAAGGAAGATCAAGGTCGAGGAAATGTGTGTCGGAAAAATCACGAGGGCTAAGAAGTGCAACGTAATAAAAATCTGACCAACTAAAGTACGCAATTTCCCTATTTGCTAGTTTATACTTAGTAAGTTCACTCGGGAGTCTAGACTTCCATGGGAGGACGCGGGcgtgatgacatcacagctcagcTCCAGCGATTTATTGGAGTGGCTGGAGTTACAATGGAAACACGGGTAACTACTAGAAGTATTTAAAAACATTCATAGATAGATAGCTATTTCTCTATATATCTTGTCTTTAGAAAACCTCCTTGCCATTATTCATATTCATGACCATTATTAGTTGTCttctaacattaaaaaaaatctttcactATGTCAACAGGCTTCATACAGTTGAGCAAATCACTAAGTGATTAAAGCACTAACTTTATTTCTCTTAATGAAAACATGCAtgttcaatcatccaggtaagcaaAACCCAAAAAATTAAGTCTAAATTTTAATTCTAATGAAGTCATTTAGCTTCAATCAATTATATAGAACAGGAGTAGTGAAAAATAAGGAGAAAAAAGggctttgttttctgttgccTATATTGTAGATGCTGACTTTGCCTCCTAATTGAAACAGCAAATGAGTACGGTCAGGGGTTACAATGGGATTCAGGAGGTGGAGAAACCCTAAAATTGGTTGTATTGGTTGGCTAAGCATGGGGAAAAGAACGCCAGCTGACAAGAATTTCTATTTTGAGCTCCAGTAGGTTTCCTTtttgtacaggctgtgatcaactgatttgtgctgctgctgttcattGTGGACTTGGATGTCTGAATTTAAAGAGGTGTAAGAAGATGTTTCATGAGCTGTCTTGGCTGATTTCCCTCCCCTACACTGACACTACACTGTTGCTGTCTTTATACTAGACATATAAAGTTGGTATGAAGGTGGAATTGAGTGAATGGATCTAAGCATCATCAAATCAATCTTTGATACCCTTTTTGCAACAAGAACAACAGGAACACTATAGCTGCTGCTGTACACCAACCCAGCACACTattctttactttaaatccatcacaACAACCTAACCTGTTTATCCCAAATCATGTTCAAACTGAACATGATtttcaaaatatgaaaaaacataACTAAACTTCATAGTCAGATCcaatatctgatttaaaaatgagaacttacaaactttaaatttccagtttattaattaCCACTGAGCAGTCCTTCCTTTAAATATTACCACTTCTCTCCTCTtccatctttctccatctctgagtgaagttatcttgtactctttttctctctctaggAAGCAGCTCTACCCGAGCTAGCAAACGCAGAGTGTGACAAACTGCgcaaaaacagtttgtgtgtttgctgatatttgcTAAACTGATAGAACcattgcatttgaaattatttgtcatttaaaaaaaggttactCCGCTTATGCTCCTTCTGTGGGGCTAGGTAGAAGCTGAAATACTGCAACTACAGATTATGAGCATCTAATTAACACTCATAACATGAGTAGTAATTAGGCCGACACTGAACATGGATtattttaggggcttgttcataCCCATATGAACAAGTATGTCTGCCTCtgaggagaaaacaaaacaaaaaactgaccaCAATAATTAGTGGTGACCCAGGAGAAGAAAAAGGTCccaaatttgtatttatttatttatttattgtcaacTGGTAACGTATGTGAAACATTGGGACAAACCATCTATactcaggttgcctagcaaacATGACACTAATGGCGAGGAACATTTACATCATTGTGCTTCACTGTTTGACAGAACTGAAGgtgaaaatattaatataaataatttttcttatttttactaagatatttttcagttattattttattttcagttgttacatacaggacagacatgactgggtgTAAATACTAtgtgtaaatactaaatattgactaTTATTGTGCAACatgtaagatcgacagcgcacagtgtgctttgaggtagcagcccaAAAGAGTGTAGCTTGTAtctgtgagcacccgtgtgtacacctgtgcttgtattcaaaaggttccttcatgtaatgatcttctagggggtgtggggagccatagccccgtccccagggcatgaagcaggtgtggaggagatccaagctccagacatccagagaccCCCAGAGCGCAAGAgtccaatgtgtgtgtgtgtgtgtgtatatatatatatatatatatatatatatatatatatatatatatatatatatatatatacacatatatatatatatatatatatatacacatatatatatatatatatatatatatatatatatatatatatatatatatatatatatatacacacatatatatatatatatatatatatatatatatatatatacacatatatatatatatatatatatatatatatatatatacacatatatatatatatatatatatatatatatatatatatatatatatacacatatatatatatatatatatatatatatatatatatatatatatatatatatatatatatacacacacacacacacacacacacacacacacacacacacatatatatatatatatatatatatatatatatatacacatatatatatatatatatatatatatatatatatatatatatatacacatatatacacacacacacacacacacacacacacatatatatatatatatatatatatatatatatatatatatatatatgtgtgtgtgtgtgtgtgtgtgtgtgtgtgtgtgtgtgtgtgtgtgtgtgtatatatgtgtatatatatgtgtatatgtatttgGGCTAAGAGTCTCTAACCAAAAATATAAGTGTAGCAAACTCAATGTTTACAAGGcaacaaatgaaaagtaaatttTCCATATAGTGACATCATTAAATTCTAAGAAACTAAATCGCTGTGATGGCATTGACATGAATTTAATCAAAAACATAATCAAATGTACTGTGAAACGATTTACCTACTTTTGAAATCTGTCATTACATAATGACTTATTTCCTTGTGAGATGTAGATTGCAAGGGTTGAGCCACATGAAGCTGGAGATAAACATCTCACAAACCAAAGGTCCATCTCTCTACTTCCACAGTCTAAGATACTGCTAGATTGTATCACTAAACTAAAGCCCTGGTTTGACTACAGTAAATTAACACTGAATTTCAGTAAAACAAAATTCATAATATTCAGGAATCTTACAAATTCTATTGCTAGGAAACTGATGATAAATAACATAGAGTTAGaaaaagtagctgaaataaAATTGTTGGGGGGTGATAATACATCACAACCTGGATACCCCACATTGTCACAGTCCCTCTGTTCTTACCAGTTGACTAGCCGCTCTGTCTTTGCTCTGTTTTGTGGGTGTATTCTGGTTTTAGTGCAGAAGCAGGACTCTCTGGTTTTTCCACACACCTGATTTAGTCATGTACCTGTTCCTGATGTCCTCATTGTGACCTCTTTTTTAAAGGAGTGGCAACTCTTCAGTCCTccctgggttgttttttttttcaatccagTGCAATCCAGTTCCAAGCCTTGAGTTAATGTTTTCACCTACCTGTGAGAGAGATATCTGAGTTTTCCCTGTGCTCAGGTTTGCCTGGAGAATCCCCTGTCACAGAGTGGTGAGCAGTCTTTATTTGGATTTGAGACAGACTCTGGGAATTTAACTACTACTCTGATCATTTTAAAATTGTTATTATTCATCATAAACAAAAGCACTCTGACATGGAACCCTGCATGTGAGTCCTACCTGTGCCCAGTTCTTGACATACATTACTTAACAAATGAAATACTGTCTGGAAATGTGTCAAAACACCTATAATACACACACCCATCCAATATATTGTCATGGTCCTAGATCGTTGAACCAGTATTTTGAGTGGGGGCGACCGTGGCttagggggttgggaagcgtatctgtaaccggaaggtcgctggtTCGATCCCCTTGCTCTCTggccttgggcaagacacttcaccaaGACACACACCATCGGCCAGAATGGCAGTCTGTCAGTCTTCCCCaggacagctgtggctacaactgtagctacctccaccagtgtgtgaatgcgagagtgaatgaatagtggaattgtaaagcgctttgggtgccttgaaaagcgctgtataaatccaatccattattatttgtgttttgaATGCTGGGTTTCTGGGTTggtgctccctctgttggtccctggtattagtgttcccctgtctcgtcaggctaatcaggtccagctgtgtctcccacctgtgtgtgcctgtgttccTTGTCGCGTCGTCTGTATTCATCCTCTGTGTTTCTCCGTGAATCTTCTGTGTACTCAGCATTATTTTGTGTTTCACCGTGTCTCTCTGCTCCTCGCCCCGTGTCCTCCTTTTGtgttagttttcccagtttaggtttatgtTCAGTTCTGCACGCACCTTGGTTATTATTCACCGTAAATAAAACTCACTTGCACCTCCGCCACTGTCATCCCGGAGTTTGGCACTTCAGCGCGCCTGGCTGTGGTGAGTATACAGGAAACTGATCGTGTTATTTCTGACTTTGTACTCTGGGGCTGAGTGTTTCGTGACAGGGGATGGCACTCCCAGTGATTTCCCCACTTTACCTGCTCCATGTCTGTCAGTACAACCTGTTCAGCCATCAATTCAGTTAGCTGCTCAGCAGCCATTAGCTCAGTCAGCCTCTCAGCCACCATCACAACTAGCATCATTACAACCTCTATGGCAGTCCATAGAGCAGTCAGTAGCACAGTTAATTGCTCAGTCACAGTCGTCGCTTGCCCCTCTTCAGGAGGCTGTGCCTACCCCGCCCATTTTGGACTGTTTTTCTAGTGCTCACCTTGAGCAGAGAGACAAACATATTAATACTGACATATTTCCTCATGAACTGGCTAGTTTTCAGACTGTTACTtgctccagggcctccccagaggctgaaTTGCAGCCCTCACctgactctggacccctggaggctaAGAAGCCAGTTGAGGACTGCACCCggctgtcgctgcctgagcAGGGTCAGTGCTCCGCGCAACTGCAGTCTTCCTTATGTGTGCCAGgggcccacgtgcctactggttttgctCTGTGTGTGCCAGAGACCCACAAGCCTGCTGGTTTTGTTTCGTGTGtaccagaggcccacgtgcctgctggttctgtgaCTGTTTTCTCTGAGGGGTCCGAGGAACTGCCTCAGCCTGCTGCTTTTGCTGGGGGggccgaggagcccgtccagccaccacCTGCGGCTCCCACGCCGTCGCCTGCAGCGCCACCACCTGCGGCTCCCACGCTGTTGCCTGCAGCGCCACCACCTGCGGCTcgcacgcctggtccagcctccgtaccttcatcctcgtctggtccagcctccgcgcCTTCATCCACATCCACGCCTGCAGCGTCAGCCTCATCGCCGCCTGCAGCGCATGTGgtggctggacaggctcctcaaTCCCCCCAGCCTGCAGCGTCAGCCTCATCCACGCCTGCAGCCTCATCCACAGCGTCAGCATCAGCCTCATccctcacaggtgtacacacgggtgctcacacacacaaactacaccctttttagCTCCTAccttaaagcacactgtgcgctgtcgatcttacgtgctgcacaataatgtttaacacttagtatttactgttatattcccatagatcagCATGATGTTGTTTATCCCTTGTTaaatgcttgttttcttttttctttctcaacaggtgatccaggtgattgatatatgtatttttgtctgcttattttgttggtttttgttttttgccctttatccccgtccctcttctctgctgttttttttccctctttctttctcccttttcttttcctcattcaagtctgtcccgtatctagcaaatgaaaataaaaaataaaataaacaataaaaggtgaatcaaatagaccattacggcaaggctgggatggtccatttggtaaagtaaatccgttgggcatctttctttgcctttagacaataattctgatggcaaaagagccaaacgggacaggcaaaaaaaaaaagagagaaaaagcaagaaaaagaaagaaaaatcaccctcatccacatcatcctcgcctgcagcagcatcatcatcagcatCTTCCTCGCCGGaagcagcagcatcagcagcatcatcatcagcatCTTCCTCGCCGGAagcagcatcatcatcagcatcatcCTCTCCGGCAGCAGTATCATCATCAGCGTCATCCCCGCCTGCAGCTTCAGCGTCAACTTCGGCCTCGTCTGCAGCTtcacctggtccggcttcagcctcAGATGCAGCTTCagcctcatcctcctcctcatcctcgcCTGGTACTGCCGCTGGCATGCCGCCATCCGGTCCGTGCCTTccgcgtggccggcctccggacttcTGTTGCCGCCACCGCCTTCCGCGTGGCCGGCCTCCTAAAATGTTTGCGTGCCGCCACCGCCTCCCGCGTGGctggcctcctgaactgtttgggCGCCACCATGACTTCTTCACGGCTGGCCCTCTGGACTGTCTCATCCTGGCCTTCTGTGCTATCGGCCCCCGGGCCGGCCACCTGAGTGTATGTTGTGGACGTTTTGTTTGGGACTCTGGGGCCTCCGTTTTTGGTCCTGGTCTTGCACCAGTCTGCTATTTGGATCCTCCTTCTCACCTCCGCACGACTGCTGCCCCAGTCGCGACATATATATTCTGGAAAAAAGAGCAATAGGAATCAGAAATCCCCTTCAAGTAAACCATTAAATCACCTTTTTATTAAACTAAACATTCTTATATTTAAATACTCATTTTACCTCAGAACTGtacaaataattttttttttaaaaagcaaacaaatgccCCACAATATTCATAACTTGTTCAACAAGACCAAATCATCAGGACCTGTGAGGTATCCCTATGTTTAGCAAGCTGATAGTAAGGACTAATAAAATATATCATAGCATTACAGCCACTGGAACTAGTGTAACAATTGTGCAGATGAAGTTAAGAAAAAGTACATCAACACATAACTTTGCAAATTTGTGAACAATAAATTGCATGACTAGAGGAAAGGTTTCTGTCCGTGATTGGTGCAGTCTCTTTGTATTCTAATGATGCATTGTCTTTAGTGTTGTTAATCAAGGTGAGAGTAACACAAGTTCAAAGTATTATGTAGTATTATGTATTTGTCACATAGGTATGATTCCATATAAAACATTAACCAAACATAACTAAGTTTAATAACAAATATAAACAGATTATTTTCACAAGTCACAGTTGGCAATGTGCCCCCGTCGAGACGGCGCATTAGCCCAGGgcaccaaacaggctaggaccgcctcTGGTGGGCAGCGACGTAGAGAAGACTGTACAAAGGCTCCCCCAGAAGTCTAGATCAGACATAACGGGAAACTGTTCACCTAACGTTGCCCACGCACTTAAACAATAAAGCGGCTTTCCCGGATATTAGCGTCTTCTGAATTACTTCAGTTTAAACCAGCATAATTTTGAGTTGTCTCCTTGTGTTTGCTAAAGCAAGACATAGCAGCCAGCCTAGACATTTGCTAGCATTCATTTAGGGAGCGAGTAATCGGCTCATTTTGCAAACATGTACAAACGCAGAAAAAATTATTCTGAAGTTCAACCGGAAACACTTTTGTGTATCTCGTTAACGGGTGCACGCACTTTAACGGTGGTAGCACTCGCGCTCCATCCTCTCTGACAGCCTCACAAAGTAGGGTTCCATCCTCGTCATGGCATCTGAAGAGCTCGCACGAAAGCTGCAATCGCGGCTTTCTGCTACACAGGAGGCCGTACCGAGGCCCGAGCCCGAACAGAGCCCTGTCCGACCCAAACCGCAGGGGTCAGATGCTGCCTGTGGAGATTCATCATCCGAGCTATCCGCCAAACTGACGCGTAGGCTGGACATCAACGAGGGCAACGCTGCACCACGAGCGACCCGGGTCTTCAACCCTTACACCGAGTTCAAAGAGTTCTCCCGCAAGCAGATTAAGGATATGGAGGGAATGTTCAAGCGGTAAGACTGCACcaattgtttgttttgtctctttAAACATGGCAGTCACGGCTGTTGTTCTcagtcgcagagaatgggggcgAACGAGCGTGCACGGCTGGATCATGAGATTAGCCAAGGTGCAGGCTGGCTGTCATCGTGTCGACTGATTTAGCGCCTCTGTGCAAACACTCTGCACGTTAAACCGGTGTCTTTGTAGTGATGTATCGTGCTCAGATGGAGGACTTCTTAAGGTCAGTGCCGCTCCCTCGGGAGACGACACACTGACGCCGAACATCTCCAAAGATGACATAAATAAACAATGCGCTTTAGGCACAAACACAGTATGCCAGAAAAATTAACGCAATGGAGCTAAAAGCCCGAATTAGACAAAATGACAGGGGATCATTTAGTGTGTGGACCCTTCGGATTTTTTGACATCTTAAAATGACACAGATGGCTCGCTGTGTGTTATCATCCTGTATAATTTAACTCCTATTAAAAAACGTATTTTACCTGTTTTTATGAATCTAGCCTGGCCTACCCCTAGCCTGGGGGTGGATTCGGTTGTTTCTCCCCGCTTTCTTTGGGTTACTTTATTAATTTGTGCCCTGATAATCATATAGGGCAGCACCTAAAATTGGTGTAACTGTCTCATTCTTCTTCAATAACAAATTATCAAAGTATATTAAATAAACTAAAGGTTCGTGCAGTATTGTCTGTAGAGTcttgtttattttatattaaaaatgcgATTCATTCTGCTCATGCTACTTTTCTCCTTTGTTCCCCATAGATGGCAAATGACAATAATTGTCACCTATTAGTTTGTAAACTGTTGTTCTAAAGTTTAGAAGTTGGTATTTCTGCAGTGTCATTATGTTTTGAAAACAATAAAGGAGTGGATCTGTCTATGAAGCCTCACACTTACATTACAAATGACCCATGACTGACAAGGCAGTTTGCATTTAGTGGTTGTGACTATAGTCATTTAGTGGTTTATCCATATATTTTCTCCCAGTTCAGGGTCATGAGCCAACTGCTATAGGGCAAGAGGCATGAATTGTCCTAGACAGGTTGTCAGTCTGTCTTATTCTTAACACAAAGAGGCAGAACCACCAATTAATATAACCCCACTAACTACATGTACAGTCCCGATCAAAGGTTTAAGACcatttgaaaaatggcaaagaaatcatattttttatggtcagtgttggggagtaatagaatacatgtaccggtgttacgtatttaaaatacaaaatatgagtaactgtattctgttacatttACCGCTTAAATTGTATTTAagcggtaactgtaacggaatacagttactatgttgaaataaactgaatacacaggggtcttttcctgtttcatatgttaggttATCGCCTCTTTATCCCCTCTCTAATTTTTGTAATTCCATGCATTGctgaaaacccaaacaaaacacgcaataAGAGGCACTAATGTAAGCGTTCTGTTAATGTTGGTGGTATCAGTTACACAATGGACCCAGAGCCAGCACAACAGAGCTATCAGTGCACGGGCAGGAATGCATTTCTTACTTTAAAATTCCGACACCACttcacatttaaagaagaaaggaatGGGCAAAATCTGACCGTGATAACTATACAGTACTTACTGtacaataaacaaagacaagacaAAGTGGGTTGTGCAATAAGTATTGAATACCAGGTTCAAGTTATTTTCAGGATATTGTAGACAATGCATAGACAatgcaaaatgtgcaaatatagtATAATTTAGATGTGTGTTCAGTAACTATGTGACTGAGTGTGCAA containing:
- the LOC143412528 gene encoding uncharacterized protein LOC143412528 — protein: MAVLYRKLIVLFLTLYSGAECFVTGDGTPSDFPTLPAPCLSVQPVQPSIQLAAQQPLAQSASQPPSQLASLQPLWQSIEQSVAQLIAQSQSSLAPLQEAVPTPPILDCFSSAHLEQRDKHINTDIFPHELASFQTVTCSRASPEAELQPSPDSGPLEAKKPVEDCTRLSLPEQEAHVPAGSVTVFSEGSEELPQPAAFAGGAEEPVQPPPAAPTPSPAAPPPAAPTLLPAAPPPAARTPGPASVPSSSSGPASAPSSTSTPAASASSPPAAHVVAGQAPQSPQPAASASSTPAASSTASASASSLTGDPGD